One Sodalis praecaptivus DNA segment encodes these proteins:
- a CDS encoding NAD(P)H nitroreductase: MDALELLLNRRSASRLTEPAPAGEALDLLLRAGMRAPDHGALQPWRFIIIEGEGRTRLSELLSQSAMNAGMDPKGIEKAKQAPFRAPLIIAVVAYCDSQSNVPRWEQVVSAGCAVHAMQMAALAQGFNGIWRTGIWTAQPDVRAAFGCREQDDIVGFLYLGTPQLKASTTVLPPATDAFVRRF, translated from the coding sequence ATGGACGCATTGGAACTGTTACTAAATCGCCGCTCTGCTTCCCGTTTAACCGAGCCCGCGCCGGCCGGTGAGGCGCTGGATCTGCTGCTGCGTGCGGGTATGCGCGCGCCGGACCATGGCGCTTTGCAACCGTGGCGCTTCATCATTATCGAAGGCGAAGGCCGCACCCGGCTGAGCGAGTTGCTCAGCCAGTCGGCGATGAACGCCGGCATGGATCCCAAAGGCATTGAGAAAGCGAAACAGGCGCCGTTTCGCGCGCCGTTGATTATCGCGGTCGTGGCCTACTGCGATAGCCAAAGTAACGTACCGCGCTGGGAGCAGGTGGTTTCCGCCGGCTGCGCGGTGCACGCCATGCAGATGGCGGCGTTGGCGCAGGGCTTTAACGGCATCTGGCGCACCGGCATTTGGACCGCGCAGCCGGACGTACGTGCCGCCTTCGGCTGTCGCGAGCAGGATGACATTGTCGGTTTTCTCTATCTCGGGACGCCCCAGTTGAAAGCCAGCACCACGGTATTGCCGCCGGCGACCGACGCCTTCGTGCGCCGCTTTTGA